From the genome of Gloeomargarita sp. SRBZ-1_bins_9, one region includes:
- a CDS encoding RibD family protein, whose amino-acid sequence MRPQMTAVLAMTADGKIADVQRGAAHFGSPADRAHLERQVAHSDAVLMGAQTLRAYGSGMLVHNEALLAWRQRQGKPPQTLHIICSRSGDLDRDMAFFRQPLARWLVTTQLGAQRWQTEPVFARVWWDQTWLALLAEFAALGLRRIAVLGGGELLADLLAAGVIDDLWLTLCPLLVGGATAPTLVDGPGLPQPLALELLTCERVDQELFLHYRVKYP is encoded by the coding sequence ATGCGCCCCCAGATGACGGCAGTTCTGGCTATGACGGCAGACGGCAAAATTGCCGATGTACAGCGGGGTGCGGCTCACTTTGGTTCTCCCGCCGACCGGGCGCACCTGGAACGCCAAGTGGCCCACAGCGATGCAGTCCTCATGGGCGCTCAAACGTTGCGGGCCTATGGCAGTGGCATGTTGGTTCACAACGAAGCCCTGTTAGCTTGGCGCCAACGTCAGGGAAAACCCCCGCAAACCCTACACATCATTTGCAGTCGCAGCGGTGACCTAGACCGGGATATGGCCTTTTTTCGACAACCCTTGGCACGTTGGTTGGTGACGACCCAACTGGGGGCGCAGCGGTGGCAGACAGAGCCAGTCTTTGCCCGGGTGTGGTGGGATCAGACCTGGCTGGCGCTGCTGGCGGAATTTGCTGCCCTGGGGTTGCGCCGCATTGCTGTGCTGGGGGGGGGCGAGTTATTGGCGGATTTACTCGCTGCCGGGGTCATTGACGACCTGTGGCTGACTCTGTGCCCCCTGTTGGTAGGCGGTGCGACGGCCCCAACCCTCGTGGATGGCCCTGGCTTGCCCCAGCCCCTTGCCCTGGAGTTGCTCACTTGTGAACGCGTAGACCAGGAGTTATTTCTGCACTACCGGGTCAAATACCCGTGA
- a CDS encoding proline--tRNA ligase, which produces MRCSRLLLVTLREDPAEAEIISHKLLLRAGYIRRVSAGIYVYLPLMWRVLQKIMQIVREEMDAAGAQECLLPQLQPASLWQESGRWETYTKGEGIMFTLTDRQQREMGLGPTHEEVITDVARQLIRSYRQLPLNLYQIQTKFRDEIRPRFGLMRGREFIMKDAYSFDADEEGMRRSYEKMYHAYCRILERCGLAYRPVQADSGAIGGSASQEFMVLAPAGEDEVLYTPDGQYAANVEKAVSLPPDPAPSPFTQAEQRYTPHTPTIEALCAYLNCSPTQVVKNVMYQAILDTGLVVLVLVSIRGDQEVNAVKLTNEITRRAPTLGGQRVLKLMPAEQDHPDAWAAQPLPWGYIGPDLPDTYLKKDPNIYPHFLRLLDQTVAPLKNFVTGANRVDYHWVGANWGQEFPAITATVDVRKAQAGDRALHDPQQTLHSARAIEVGHIFQLGTKYSAAMGATYTNEQGQEVPLVMGCYGLGVSRLAQAAVEQSHDSDGMIWPPAIAPYLVIISVPNMQDAHQVAVAEKLYQDLQKAGMDVLLDDRPERAGVKFKDADLIGIPYRVVPGRSLANNQVEIITRKDHATELVALENVITFFQTRRP; this is translated from the coding sequence ATGCGTTGCTCGCGGCTGTTGCTGGTGACCCTACGCGAGGACCCGGCAGAAGCAGAAATTATCAGCCACAAATTGCTCCTGCGGGCAGGGTACATCCGGCGGGTCAGTGCGGGGATTTATGTGTATTTGCCGTTGATGTGGCGGGTGCTGCAAAAGATCATGCAGATTGTGCGGGAAGAAATGGATGCCGCCGGCGCGCAGGAATGCCTATTACCCCAGTTGCAACCCGCCAGTTTGTGGCAAGAATCGGGGCGCTGGGAAACCTATACCAAGGGCGAAGGGATTATGTTTACCCTGACGGACCGGCAACAGCGGGAAATGGGCCTGGGACCAACCCACGAAGAAGTGATCACCGATGTCGCCCGCCAATTGATCCGCTCCTACCGGCAATTGCCCCTGAACCTCTATCAGATCCAGACCAAGTTTCGGGATGAAATTCGCCCTCGTTTTGGCCTGATGCGGGGCCGGGAATTCATTATGAAGGACGCCTATTCCTTCGATGCTGATGAGGAAGGCATGCGCCGGTCCTATGAGAAGATGTACCACGCTTACTGCCGTATTTTGGAGCGGTGTGGGTTGGCGTACCGCCCGGTGCAAGCCGACAGTGGGGCGATTGGGGGTTCCGCTTCCCAAGAATTTATGGTCCTAGCGCCAGCGGGGGAAGACGAGGTGCTCTATACCCCAGATGGCCAGTACGCCGCCAACGTGGAAAAAGCGGTTTCCCTGCCCCCTGACCCGGCGCCCTCCCCCTTTACCCAGGCCGAACAAAGATACACCCCCCATACCCCAACCATCGAAGCCCTGTGCGCCTACCTGAATTGCTCACCCACCCAAGTCGTCAAAAATGTGATGTATCAGGCCATTTTGGACACGGGACTTGTGGTGCTGGTGCTGGTGAGTATACGCGGCGACCAGGAGGTCAATGCGGTGAAATTGACCAACGAAATCACGCGCCGGGCACCGACTCTGGGGGGACAGCGGGTTTTGAAGCTGATGCCGGCCGAGCAAGACCATCCAGACGCCTGGGCAGCTCAACCGTTGCCCTGGGGTTACATCGGACCGGACCTACCCGATACCTACCTCAAAAAAGACCCCAACATTTACCCCCACTTCCTACGTTTGCTGGACCAAACCGTGGCACCCCTCAAAAACTTTGTCACCGGCGCCAATCGGGTGGATTATCACTGGGTGGGGGCCAACTGGGGTCAGGAATTTCCGGCCATCACGGCTACCGTAGATGTGCGCAAAGCCCAGGCGGGTGACCGCGCCCTCCATGACCCCCAGCAAACCCTGCACAGCGCCCGCGCCATCGAAGTCGGACATATTTTTCAACTGGGCACCAAGTATTCTGCCGCCATGGGCGCCACCTACACCAACGAGCAAGGGCAGGAAGTTCCCCTAGTCATGGGGTGTTATGGCCTGGGGGTCTCCCGCTTGGCCCAAGCCGCCGTTGAACAATCCCACGACAGCGATGGCATGATTTGGCCGCCCGCCATTGCTCCATATCTGGTGATCATCTCCGTACCCAACATGCAGGATGCGCACCAGGTCGCCGTCGCCGAAAAGCTCTACCAGGACCTGCAAAAAGCCGGGATGGACGTACTGCTGGATGACCGACCCGAGCGCGCCGGTGTGAAATTCAAAGACGCCGATTTGATTGGCATCCCCTACCGGGTGGTACCGGGGCGTTCCCTGGCCAACAACCAAGTAGAAATCATTACCCGCAAGGACCACGCGACAGAATTGGTGGCCCTGGAAAACGTTATCACCTTTTTCCAGACCCGACGCCCCTAG